Genomic window (Streptomyces yatensis):
AGGCGGCGCTGACCTGCCCTATGTCTCTCCGGCCGGAAGGGCGTACCGCCTCACGGAACGCTCCGGGCGAGGGCCCCGCCTGCGCCGCACCGCTCTTGACGCCACCCGAGGACTTCCGTACAAAGTACGACCAGGATCGCGGGCTCGCCAACCCGCCATATCGGGAGAGTGCATATGCTGACCGCCCACTACGCCTCCAGCCGCTTCGGCCAGCTGCACTACGTCGAATGCGGTGAGGGCGAGCCGGTGCTGCTGCTCCACCAGACCCCGCGGTCATGGACCGAGTACCGCGACGTGCTTCCGCTGGTCGGCGCCGCCCACCGGGCGATCGCGATGGACACCGTCGGCTACGGGGCCTCGGCGAAACCCGCCGAGGATCAGAGCATCGAGATGTTCGCCGACGGGGTCGAGGACCTGGTGGCCGGACTGGGGCTGGAGTCGTTCCACCTGGTCGGCCACCACACCGGCGGCGTGATCGCGGTGGAGGTGGCGGCGCGCCTGGGCTCCCGGGTGCGGAGCCTGGTGCTCTCGGCGACCCCGTTCATCACCCCGGAGAAGCGCGCCCGGGCGGCGTGGAAGCGCCCGGTCGACTGGGTGCAGCCGAAACCGGACGGCTCCCACCTCATGGAACTGTGGAACCGGCGGAGGCACTTCTACGCGCCGGGGCAGGAGGCCGCGCTGGGCCGGTTCATGGCCGACGCCGTACGGGTGCTGGACCGGGCGGAGGACGGCCATATCGCCGTTCGGCTGTTCGCGATGGACGAGCGGCTGCCGCGGATCACCGCCCCGGCCACGGTCATCTGCGGGCAGGACGACGATCCCTCGATGCCCAGCTTCGAGCCCATGGTGAACGCCCTGTCCGCCACGGGACACACCGTGCCCGGAGCCGGTGTGCCGTTTCCCGAACAGCGGCCGGAGGAGTTCGCGCGGCTGGTGCTGGAAGCCGTCGCGGCCGCCGGGGCGGTGGACCGCTGACGGCGGCGGAGCGTCAGGGGGCGGGGTGTCAGGGGGCGGGGAACAGCGAGCGGTAGAAGGGCGTCTCACGGAATCCGTCCCCGTGGTGCGTGGAGCTCCAGCTCAGGGGCACCGCCGGGCCACTGGCCCGCTGCAGCTGGCCGACGAGCGCGTAGTCGGGGTGTACGCCGTCGTCGCTGATCGTCGTGGTGAACTCGAACTCGAACCGGTCGCCCGGCCGCACCGGCAGGCCCTCCTCGGACAGCGGGGCGTAGACCGGGGTCCAACTGCTCGACTGGAACAGCGAGTCGATCGGCTCGTCGTCCTCGGCCACCCACAGCCGCATGCCGAGCGCGAGCCCGGAGAAGCGGCCCTCCCGGGTGAACGTCAGCTCGGCGCCGTCGACACCCTCCGGCTGCAGCTCGCCGTTGAACTCCAGCGGCTCCACCTCGGCGGCCCCGGACAGATACGACCGCCCCCGCACCCTGGGGTCGCCCTGGATCCCCTCGATGACCACCCGAAGGTCGAAGGGGCGGCCCACCGAGGCGAACACCTCCTCCACGTAATGGAGGACGGGGGACGGAAAGGCGGGCGGTTCGCCGAGCGTCGCGCTCTTCAGGTCCAGGGCGACGGCGGTGGTGGCGCTGCGGTGCGGGATGAACACCCCGCCGGGCTTCACCAGGCGCTCCCGCGCGTCCCGCAGAACGGACCCCGCCCCCTCCGAGCCGGCGAGCGTGCCGATGATCTCGGAGACGCACATATCGACGGGCTCGGGCAGCTCGATCTCGGTGGACAGCCCCTCCACCACCGTGACCCGGTCGGCGAAACCGGCCTTCTCGATGTTCCGCCGGGCGATCTCCGCGGACTCGGGGATGACCTCCACGGCCCATACGTGGCGCGCTCCGGCGCGGGCGGCGGCCAGCGCCCACACCGCGTCCTGGCCCGTGCCGATGTCGAGCACCGTCCGGCCGGGGGCATAGCGGCGGACGGCCTTGTTGTACGCGCCCATCCGGCGCTCGTCCTTGATCATCACCTCGTACGCGACCTCGTCGTACACCGGATACTCGCCGATCGAAGCGAACAGCCACACCGGGCTGGACTCCAATGCGCACGCCCGCACCGGCACCTTGCGACCCGGTACCGCTAACTCTGCGAGGAAGGAACGCGGCATCTTCAGACCTTTCCCTGGAGTGACCTTTCACGACCAGCATGCCAGCTATAAAAACGTGGAATTCCCTAGCGATCGAACTCAACCCGGGTGAATAAAGTCCGAATATAGCCCGGTTAAAGCAATGTCAAAGCGAGAGAGCCATGGCGATCGACGCCCGATAGCGACGACGGCCCGGCCGCGGCCACGGTCGCACCCCGACAACGGCCACCGAGGAGCCCTGTGCCGCCATGAAGCGGCTCCACCGAGCGGGCGCACCCCGAGAATTGGCATGTTCGCGATCAGACGAGGGTTGCCCGCGAAGGTAAAGTCGGCTTGATTTCGCGGATGGAGTCCCGGATCCCGGCGCCGGAGCGTCCGAAAGTCATCGGAACTCATATGCAAACTGGTTATCCGTAGTAATTGGCGAGACAGGCACTCATGCCCAGTCGTTGAAATGGCGACTTTTCTCGATGTCCGCGATATCCGTGATGTCCGCGATCAGCGCGGGACGCATCGTACGGCCGTTCCGCCCGCAACGGATCAGGCGCCGTTCATCTGACCGCCCCTGTGTGGTCACGGACCTTGACCACAGTGCCGTCCGGGGTCACCGGTTCTTCACATGATGCGCGGGAGTGTCAATGGACGCAGCGGGGCGCGACCAGCTGGGCAGACGGACGCTGTTG
Coding sequences:
- a CDS encoding 50S ribosomal protein L11 methyltransferase; its protein translation is MPRSFLAELAVPGRKVPVRACALESSPVWLFASIGEYPVYDEVAYEVMIKDERRMGAYNKAVRRYAPGRTVLDIGTGQDAVWALAAARAGARHVWAVEVIPESAEIARRNIEKAGFADRVTVVEGLSTEIELPEPVDMCVSEIIGTLAGSEGAGSVLRDARERLVKPGGVFIPHRSATTAVALDLKSATLGEPPAFPSPVLHYVEEVFASVGRPFDLRVVIEGIQGDPRVRGRSYLSGAAEVEPLEFNGELQPEGVDGAELTFTREGRFSGLALGMRLWVAEDDEPIDSLFQSSSWTPVYAPLSEEGLPVRPGDRFEFEFTTTISDDGVHPDYALVGQLQRASGPAVPLSWSSTHHGDGFRETPFYRSLFPAP
- a CDS encoding alpha/beta fold hydrolase, translating into MLTAHYASSRFGQLHYVECGEGEPVLLLHQTPRSWTEYRDVLPLVGAAHRAIAMDTVGYGASAKPAEDQSIEMFADGVEDLVAGLGLESFHLVGHHTGGVIAVEVAARLGSRVRSLVLSATPFITPEKRARAAWKRPVDWVQPKPDGSHLMELWNRRRHFYAPGQEAALGRFMADAVRVLDRAEDGHIAVRLFAMDERLPRITAPATVICGQDDDPSMPSFEPMVNALSATGHTVPGAGVPFPEQRPEEFARLVLEAVAAAGAVDR